A window of the Cynocephalus volans isolate mCynVol1 chromosome 10, mCynVol1.pri, whole genome shotgun sequence genome harbors these coding sequences:
- the LDHD gene encoding probable D-lactate dehydrogenase, mitochondrial isoform X1, which yields MARLLRAATWGLVPWRGYCSKSQQGELSEGFVEALKAIVGSPHVSTAAVVREQHGHDESMYRCHPPNAVVWPQNVDQVSRLAALCYGQGVPIIPFGTGTGLEGGVCAMQGGVCINLTHMDRIVELNSEDFSVVVEPGVTRKALNTHLRDTGLWFPVDPGADASLCGMAATGASGTNTVRYGNMRDNVLNLEVVLPDGRLLHTAGRGRHFRKSAAGYNLTGLFVGSEGTLGLITAATLRLHPSPEATVAATCAFPSVQAAVDSTVNILQAAVPVARIEFLDDVAMDACNRYSKLNCAVAPTLFLEFHGSEQALAEQLQRTEEITRNNRASHFSWAKEAEERSRLWAARHNAWYAILALRPGCKAGTGTPWDMHRGAWHWAGQAAAAAGGGGHCGHGDYAAAQSHAGPPKPHEPRQGDIRGSSTRPTSPQIMKPLFWNLLHATNPAGWTVADAVFTTSQPYVSGALMGRKAWVPGSSLAPFIIPRILWSSE from the exons ATGGCCCGCCTGCTTAGGGCTGCAACCTGGGGGCTAGTCCCCTGGAGGGGCTATTGCTCCAAGTCACAGCAG GGTGAACTCAGCGAAGGCTTTGTGGAGGCCTTGAAGGCCATAGTGGGGAGCCCCCACGTGTCCACGGCTGCCGTGGTCCGCGAGCAGCATGGGCATGATGAGTCGATGTACAG GTGCCATCCTCCAAATGCTGTGGTGTGGCCCCAGAATGTGGACCAGGTCAGCCGGCTGGCAGCCTTGTGTTACGGCCAAGGCGTGCCCATCATCCCATTTGGCACTGGCACCGGGCTTGAAGGCGGAGTCTGTGCCATGCAG GGCGGTGTCTGCATTAACCTGACCCATATGGACCGAATTGTGGAGCTGAATTCAGAAGACTTCTCTGTGGTGGTGGAGCCTGGTGTCACCCGCAAAGCTCTCAACACTCACCTGCGGGACACCGGCCTCTGGTTTCCTGTGG ACCCAGGTGCAGACGCCTCTCTCTGCGGCATGGCAGCCACTGGGGCTTCAGGCACCAACACTGTGCGCTATGGCAACATGCGGGACAATGTGCTCAACCTGGAGGTGGTGCTGCCCGATGGGCGGCTGCTGCACACCGCGGGCCGAGGCCGCCACTTTCG GAAGAGTGCAGCAGGCTACAATCTCACAGGGCTCTTTGTGGGCTCTGAGGGGACGCTGGGCCTCATCACAGCTGCCACCCTGCGCCTGCACCCTTCCCCTGAGGCCACGGTGGCCGCTACCTGTGCATTCCCCAGTGTCCAGGCTGCTGTGGACAGCACTGTAAACATCCTTCAGGCTGCAGTGCCCGTGGCCCGCATTG AGTTCCTGGATGATGTTGCGATGGACGCCTGCAACAGGTACAGCAAGCTGAACTGCGCTGTGGCGCCTACGCTCTTCCTCGAGTTCCATGGCTCTGAGCAGGCACTGGCAGAGCAATTGCAGCGGACAG AGGAGATCACCCGGAACAACAGAGCCTCCCACTTCTCCTGGGCTAAGGAGGCCGAAGAGCGCAGCAGGCTCTGGGCAGCACGGCACAACGCCTGGTATGCAATCCTGGCCCTGAGGCCAGGCTGCAAG GCAGGCACTGGCACTCCATGGGACATGCACCGGGGAGCATGGCATTGGGCTGGGCAAGCGGCAGCTGCTGCAGGAGGAGGTGGGCACTGTGGGCATGGAGACTATGCAGCAGCTCAAAGCCATGCTGGACCCCCGAAACCTCATGAACCCAGGCAAGGTGATATAAGGGGCTCAAGTACTCGGCCCACAAGCCCCCAGATTATGAAGCCTCTGTTCTGGAACCTTCTTCATGCCACCAACCCTGCAGGATGGACTGTGGCCGATGCTGTCTTCAccaccagccagccctatgtATCTGGGGCTTTGATGGGAAGAAAAGCCTGGGTACCTGGATCCTCCCTGGCCCCCTTTATTATCCCCAGGATCCTTTGGTCCAGTGAGTGA
- the LDHD gene encoding probable D-lactate dehydrogenase, mitochondrial isoform X2, with amino-acid sequence MARLLRAATWGLVPWRGYCSKSQQGELSEGFVEALKAIVGSPHVSTAAVVREQHGHDESMYRCHPPNAVVWPQNVDQVSRLAALCYGQGVPIIPFGTGTGLEGGVCAMQGGVCINLTHMDRIVELNSEDFSVVVEPGVTRKALNTHLRDTGLWFPVDPGADASLCGMAATGASGTNTVRYGNMRDNVLNLEVVLPDGRLLHTAGRGRHFRKSAAGYNLTGLFVGSEGTLGLITAATLRLHPSPEATVAATCAFPSVQAAVDSTVNILQAAVPVARIEFLDDVAMDACNRYSKLNCAVAPTLFLEFHGSEQALAEQLQRTEEITRNNRASHFSWAKEAEERSRLWAARHNAWYAILALRPGCKGYSTDVCVPISRLPEILVQTKGDLKASGLTGAIVGHVGDGNFHCILSVNPNDAEELHRAKAFSEQLGRQALALHGTCTGEHGIGLGKRQLLQEEVGTVGMETMQQLKAMLDPRNLMNPGKVI; translated from the exons ATGGCCCGCCTGCTTAGGGCTGCAACCTGGGGGCTAGTCCCCTGGAGGGGCTATTGCTCCAAGTCACAGCAG GGTGAACTCAGCGAAGGCTTTGTGGAGGCCTTGAAGGCCATAGTGGGGAGCCCCCACGTGTCCACGGCTGCCGTGGTCCGCGAGCAGCATGGGCATGATGAGTCGATGTACAG GTGCCATCCTCCAAATGCTGTGGTGTGGCCCCAGAATGTGGACCAGGTCAGCCGGCTGGCAGCCTTGTGTTACGGCCAAGGCGTGCCCATCATCCCATTTGGCACTGGCACCGGGCTTGAAGGCGGAGTCTGTGCCATGCAG GGCGGTGTCTGCATTAACCTGACCCATATGGACCGAATTGTGGAGCTGAATTCAGAAGACTTCTCTGTGGTGGTGGAGCCTGGTGTCACCCGCAAAGCTCTCAACACTCACCTGCGGGACACCGGCCTCTGGTTTCCTGTGG ACCCAGGTGCAGACGCCTCTCTCTGCGGCATGGCAGCCACTGGGGCTTCAGGCACCAACACTGTGCGCTATGGCAACATGCGGGACAATGTGCTCAACCTGGAGGTGGTGCTGCCCGATGGGCGGCTGCTGCACACCGCGGGCCGAGGCCGCCACTTTCG GAAGAGTGCAGCAGGCTACAATCTCACAGGGCTCTTTGTGGGCTCTGAGGGGACGCTGGGCCTCATCACAGCTGCCACCCTGCGCCTGCACCCTTCCCCTGAGGCCACGGTGGCCGCTACCTGTGCATTCCCCAGTGTCCAGGCTGCTGTGGACAGCACTGTAAACATCCTTCAGGCTGCAGTGCCCGTGGCCCGCATTG AGTTCCTGGATGATGTTGCGATGGACGCCTGCAACAGGTACAGCAAGCTGAACTGCGCTGTGGCGCCTACGCTCTTCCTCGAGTTCCATGGCTCTGAGCAGGCACTGGCAGAGCAATTGCAGCGGACAG AGGAGATCACCCGGAACAACAGAGCCTCCCACTTCTCCTGGGCTAAGGAGGCCGAAGAGCGCAGCAGGCTCTGGGCAGCACGGCACAACGCCTGGTATGCAATCCTGGCCCTGAGGCCAGGCTGCAAG GGCTATTCCACTGACGTATGTGTGCCCATCTCCCGGCTGCCAGAGATCCTGGTGCAGACCAAGGGGGATCTGAAGGCCTCGGGACTCACAG GAGCCATTGTTGGGCATGTGGGTGACGGCAACTTCCACTGCATCCTGTCGGTCAACCCGAATGATGCCGAGGAGCTCCACAGAGCCAAAGCCTTTTCAGAACAGCTGGGCAG GCAGGCACTGGCACTCCATGGGACATGCACCGGGGAGCATGGCATTGGGCTGGGCAAGCGGCAGCTGCTGCAGGAGGAGGTGGGCACTGTGGGCATGGAGACTATGCAGCAGCTCAAAGCCATGCTGGACCCCCGAAACCTCATGAACCCAGGCAAGGTGATATAA
- the LDHD gene encoding probable D-lactate dehydrogenase, mitochondrial isoform X3, translating to MARLLRAATWGLVPWRGYCSKSQQGELSEGFVEALKAIVGSPHVSTAAVVREQHGHDESMYRCHPPNAVVWPQNVDQVSRLAALCYGQGVPIIPFGTGTGLEGGVCAMQGGVCINLTHMDRIVELNSEDFSVVVEPGVTRKALNTHLRDTGLWFPVDPGADASLCGMAATGASGTNTVRYGNMRDNVLNLEVVLPDGRLLHTAGRGRHFRKSAAGYNLTGLFVGSEGTLGLITAATLRLHPSPEATVAATCAFPSVQAAVDSTVNILQAAVPVARIEFLDDVAMDACNRYSKLNCAVAPTLFLEFHGSEQALAEQLQRTEEITRNNRASHFSWAKEAEERSRLWAARHNAWYAILALRPGCKGYSTDVCVPISRLPEILVQTKGDLKASGLTGAIVGHVGDGNFHCILSVNPNDAEELHRAKAFSEQLGRHWHSMGHAPGSMALGWASGSCCRRRWALWAWRLCSSSKPCWTPETS from the exons ATGGCCCGCCTGCTTAGGGCTGCAACCTGGGGGCTAGTCCCCTGGAGGGGCTATTGCTCCAAGTCACAGCAG GGTGAACTCAGCGAAGGCTTTGTGGAGGCCTTGAAGGCCATAGTGGGGAGCCCCCACGTGTCCACGGCTGCCGTGGTCCGCGAGCAGCATGGGCATGATGAGTCGATGTACAG GTGCCATCCTCCAAATGCTGTGGTGTGGCCCCAGAATGTGGACCAGGTCAGCCGGCTGGCAGCCTTGTGTTACGGCCAAGGCGTGCCCATCATCCCATTTGGCACTGGCACCGGGCTTGAAGGCGGAGTCTGTGCCATGCAG GGCGGTGTCTGCATTAACCTGACCCATATGGACCGAATTGTGGAGCTGAATTCAGAAGACTTCTCTGTGGTGGTGGAGCCTGGTGTCACCCGCAAAGCTCTCAACACTCACCTGCGGGACACCGGCCTCTGGTTTCCTGTGG ACCCAGGTGCAGACGCCTCTCTCTGCGGCATGGCAGCCACTGGGGCTTCAGGCACCAACACTGTGCGCTATGGCAACATGCGGGACAATGTGCTCAACCTGGAGGTGGTGCTGCCCGATGGGCGGCTGCTGCACACCGCGGGCCGAGGCCGCCACTTTCG GAAGAGTGCAGCAGGCTACAATCTCACAGGGCTCTTTGTGGGCTCTGAGGGGACGCTGGGCCTCATCACAGCTGCCACCCTGCGCCTGCACCCTTCCCCTGAGGCCACGGTGGCCGCTACCTGTGCATTCCCCAGTGTCCAGGCTGCTGTGGACAGCACTGTAAACATCCTTCAGGCTGCAGTGCCCGTGGCCCGCATTG AGTTCCTGGATGATGTTGCGATGGACGCCTGCAACAGGTACAGCAAGCTGAACTGCGCTGTGGCGCCTACGCTCTTCCTCGAGTTCCATGGCTCTGAGCAGGCACTGGCAGAGCAATTGCAGCGGACAG AGGAGATCACCCGGAACAACAGAGCCTCCCACTTCTCCTGGGCTAAGGAGGCCGAAGAGCGCAGCAGGCTCTGGGCAGCACGGCACAACGCCTGGTATGCAATCCTGGCCCTGAGGCCAGGCTGCAAG GGCTATTCCACTGACGTATGTGTGCCCATCTCCCGGCTGCCAGAGATCCTGGTGCAGACCAAGGGGGATCTGAAGGCCTCGGGACTCACAG GAGCCATTGTTGGGCATGTGGGTGACGGCAACTTCCACTGCATCCTGTCGGTCAACCCGAATGATGCCGAGGAGCTCCACAGAGCCAAAGCCTTTTCAGAACAGCTGGGCAG GCACTGGCACTCCATGGGACATGCACCGGGGAGCATGGCATTGGGCTGGGCAAGCGGCAGCTGCTGCAGGAGGAGGTGGGCACTGTGGGCATGGAGACTATGCAGCAGCTCAAAGCCATGCTGGACCCCCGAAACCTCATGA
- the LDHD gene encoding probable D-lactate dehydrogenase, mitochondrial isoform X4, which translates to MARLLRAATWGLVPWRGYCSKSQQGGVCINLTHMDRIVELNSEDFSVVVEPGVTRKALNTHLRDTGLWFPVDPGADASLCGMAATGASGTNTVRYGNMRDNVLNLEVVLPDGRLLHTAGRGRHFRKSAAGYNLTGLFVGSEGTLGLITAATLRLHPSPEATVAATCAFPSVQAAVDSTVNILQAAVPVARIEFLDDVAMDACNRYSKLNCAVAPTLFLEFHGSEQALAEQLQRTEEITRNNRASHFSWAKEAEERSRLWAARHNAWYAILALRPGCKAGTGTPWDMHRGAWHWAGQAAAAAGGGGHCGHGDYAAAQSHAGPPKPHEPRQGDIRGSSTRPTSPQIMKPLFWNLLHATNPAGWTVADAVFTTSQPYVSGALMGRKAWVPGSSLAPFIIPRILWSSE; encoded by the exons ATGGCCCGCCTGCTTAGGGCTGCAACCTGGGGGCTAGTCCCCTGGAGGGGCTATTGCTCCAAGTCACAGCAG GGCGGTGTCTGCATTAACCTGACCCATATGGACCGAATTGTGGAGCTGAATTCAGAAGACTTCTCTGTGGTGGTGGAGCCTGGTGTCACCCGCAAAGCTCTCAACACTCACCTGCGGGACACCGGCCTCTGGTTTCCTGTGG ACCCAGGTGCAGACGCCTCTCTCTGCGGCATGGCAGCCACTGGGGCTTCAGGCACCAACACTGTGCGCTATGGCAACATGCGGGACAATGTGCTCAACCTGGAGGTGGTGCTGCCCGATGGGCGGCTGCTGCACACCGCGGGCCGAGGCCGCCACTTTCG GAAGAGTGCAGCAGGCTACAATCTCACAGGGCTCTTTGTGGGCTCTGAGGGGACGCTGGGCCTCATCACAGCTGCCACCCTGCGCCTGCACCCTTCCCCTGAGGCCACGGTGGCCGCTACCTGTGCATTCCCCAGTGTCCAGGCTGCTGTGGACAGCACTGTAAACATCCTTCAGGCTGCAGTGCCCGTGGCCCGCATTG AGTTCCTGGATGATGTTGCGATGGACGCCTGCAACAGGTACAGCAAGCTGAACTGCGCTGTGGCGCCTACGCTCTTCCTCGAGTTCCATGGCTCTGAGCAGGCACTGGCAGAGCAATTGCAGCGGACAG AGGAGATCACCCGGAACAACAGAGCCTCCCACTTCTCCTGGGCTAAGGAGGCCGAAGAGCGCAGCAGGCTCTGGGCAGCACGGCACAACGCCTGGTATGCAATCCTGGCCCTGAGGCCAGGCTGCAAG GCAGGCACTGGCACTCCATGGGACATGCACCGGGGAGCATGGCATTGGGCTGGGCAAGCGGCAGCTGCTGCAGGAGGAGGTGGGCACTGTGGGCATGGAGACTATGCAGCAGCTCAAAGCCATGCTGGACCCCCGAAACCTCATGAACCCAGGCAAGGTGATATAAGGGGCTCAAGTACTCGGCCCACAAGCCCCCAGATTATGAAGCCTCTGTTCTGGAACCTTCTTCATGCCACCAACCCTGCAGGATGGACTGTGGCCGATGCTGTCTTCAccaccagccagccctatgtATCTGGGGCTTTGATGGGAAGAAAAGCCTGGGTACCTGGATCCTCCCTGGCCCCCTTTATTATCCCCAGGATCCTTTGGTCCAGTGAGTGA